One Hordeum vulgare subsp. vulgare chromosome 4H, MorexV3_pseudomolecules_assembly, whole genome shotgun sequence DNA window includes the following coding sequences:
- the LOC123446776 gene encoding G-type lectin S-receptor-like serine/threonine-protein kinase At2g19130, with translation MLLLLVLLLFSSLQLSTTAIDTLALGQALPWNETLVSKGGDFELGFFSPGNSGKHYVGIWYKKISKQTVVWVANREHPVVKPSTSRFMLSIHGELLLLTTPSDTLLWSSNASSRSPPSTTVATLQDDGNLVVRRSNTTSSSAYVVWQSFDHPTDTWLPGARLGYNRGAGVHSFLTSWTDAENPAPGPFTMEIDARGQPKFDLFSDAGGGEHRQYWTTGLWDGEIFVNVPEMRSGYFSGFPYARNGTINFFSYHDRIPMMGAGNFMLDVNGQMRRRQWSDMAGNWILFCSEPHDACDVHGSCGPFGLCSNATSPACQCPAGFLPRSEQEWKLGNTASGCQRRTLLDCTKDRFMQLPNPVQLPNGSSEAAGVRGDRDCERTCLKDCSCTAYVYDGTKCSMWKGDLVNLRALSIDQSGDPGLAGAVLHLRVAHSEVAASSSSPTHSWKKSMVILGSVVAAVVVLLASLVIGVVAAVMLRRRRGKGKVTAVQGQGSLLLLDYQAVRTATRNFSEKLGGGSFGTVYKGALPDATPVAVKKLDGLRQGEKQFRAEVVTLGVVQHVNLVRLRGFCSEGNKRALVYDYMANGSLDSYLFKSGGSAAKVLSWGQRYGVALGMARGLAYLHEKCRECIIHCDIKPENILLDDELGAKLADFGMAKLVGHDFSRVLTTMRGTLGYLAPEWLAGSPVTAKADVYSFGLVLFELVSGRRNNGQSEKGGYGMYFPVHAAVSLHEGDVVGLLDERLDKEADVKELERICRIACWCIQDEEADRPAMGLVVQQLEGVADVGLPPVPSRLHMLAKVNAGAIGGEPDEFDSESSNKLATEKA, from the coding sequence ATGCTCCTCCTCCTGGTCCTCCTGCTCTTCTCCAGCCTACAGCTCTCCACGACTGCCATCGACACCCTCGCTCTAGGCCAAGCACTCCCATGGAACGAGACACTGGTGTCCAAGGGCGGCGACTTCGAGCTCGGCTTCTTCTCCCCCGGCAACTCCGGCAAGCACTACGTCGGCATCTGGTACAAGAAGATCTCCAAGCAAACGGTCGTCTGGGTGGCGAACCGAGAGCACCCGGTCGTCAAACCGTCGACCTCCCGCTTTATGCTCAGCATCCACGGCGAGCTGCTTCTCCTCACGACGCCGTCGGACACCTTGCTGTGGTCATCCAACGCGTCCTCCCGGTCACCCCCGAGCACCACCGTGGCCACGCTCCAGGACGACGGCAACCTCGTGGTGAGGCGGAGCAACACGACGTCGTCGTCTGCCTACGTGGTGTGGCAGAGCTTCGATCACCCCACCGACACCTGGCTCCCCGGAGCCAGGCTCGGCTACAACAGGGGTGCCGGCGTCCACAGCTTCCTCACGTCGTGGACGGATGCCGAGAACCCGGCGCCCGGCCCGTTCACGATGGAGATCGACGCGCGTGGGCAGCCCAAGTTCGACCTGTTTTCCGacgccggcggcggcgagcaccGCCAGTACTGGACGACCGGCCTGTGGGACGGCGAGATCTTCGTGAACGTGCCGGAGATGCGATCGGGCTACTTCTCCGGCTTCCCCTACGCGCGCAACGGCACTATTAACTTCTTCAGCTACCACGACCGGATCCCGATGATGGGCGCCGGCAACTTCATGCTTGACGTCAACGGGCAGATGCGACGGCGCCAGTGGAGCGACATGGCAGGGAATTGGATCCTCTTCTGCTCGGAGCCGCACGACGCCTGCGACGTCCACGGTTCGTGCGGCCCTTTCGGGTTGTGTAGCAACGCCACCAGCCCCGCGTGCCAGTGTCCCGCCGGCTTCTTGCCGCGGTCGGAGCAAGAGTGGAAGCTTGGGAACACCGCCTCCGGATGCCAGAGGCGGACCTTACTGGACTGTACCAAAGACAGGTTCATGCAGCTTCCGAACCCCGTGCAGCTCCCGAATGGCTCGTCGGAGGCCGCCGGAGTTAGGGGTGACAGGGACTGCGAGCGCACTTGCTTGAAAGATTGCTCATGCACCGCCTACGTTTACGACGGAACCAAGTGCTCCATGTGGAAGGGCGATCTCGTCAACTTGAGGGCACTCTCGATTGACCAAAGTGGCGATCCTGGCCTCGCCGGAGCTGTTCTTCACCTCCGCGTCGCGCACTCGGAGGTGGCAGCGTCGTCATCGTCACCGACGCATTCTTGGAAGAAATCGATGGTGATCCTCGGGAGCGTAGTTGCGGCCGTGGTGGTGCTCCTGGCAAGCCTCGTGatcggggtggtggcggcggtgatgCTGCGGAGGCGGCGGGGGAAGGGGAAGGTGACGGCGGTGCAGGGGCAGGGCTCGCTGCTGCTGTTGGACTACCAGGCCGTGAGGACAGCGACGAGGAACTTCTCAGAGAAGCTCGGTGGCGGGAGCTTCGGCACGGTGTATAAGGGAGCGCTCCCGGACGCGACGCCGGTGGCTGTGAAGAAGTTGGATGGGCTCCGGCAGGGCGAGAAGCAGTTCCGAGCCGAGGTGGTCACCCTCGGCGTGGTCCAGCACGTCAACCTCGTACGCCTCCGGGGCTTCTGCTCCGAGGGGAACAAGAGGGCGCTCGTGTACGACTACATGGCCAACGGCTCGCTGGACTCGTACCTGTTCAAGAGCGGCGGGTCGGCGGCCAAGGTGCTGAGCTGGGGGCAGAGGTACGGCGTCGCGCTGGGCATGGCCAGGGGACTGGCCTACCTGCATGAGAAGTGCCGCGAGTGCATCATACACTGCGACATCAAGCCGGAGAACATCCTCCTCGACGACGAGCTGGGCGCCAAGCTCGCGGACTTCGGCATGGCCAAGCTCGTGGGCCACGACTTCAGCCGCGTCCTGACCACGATGCGCGGCACGCTCGGGTACCTCGCGCCGGAGTGGCTCGCCGGCTCGCCGGTCACCGCCAAGGCGGACGTGTACAGCTTCGGCCTCGTGCTGTTTGAGCTCGTCTCCGGCCGGCGCAACAACGGCCAGTCGGAAAAGGGAGGCTACGGGATGTACTTCCCAGTGCACGCCGCGGTCAGCCTGCATGAGGGCGACGTGGTCGGGCTGCTCGACGAGAGGCTGGACAAGGAGGCCGACGTGAAGGAGCTGGAGAGGATCTGCAGGATCGCCTGCTGGTGCATCCAGGACGAGGAGGCTGACCGGCCGGCCATGGGACTCGTCGTGCAGCAGCTTGAAGGAGTCGCCGACGTCGGGCTACCGCCGGTCCCATCCAGGCTTCACATGCTGGCAAAGGTGAACGCAGGCGCCATTGGAGGTGAACCGGATGAATTCGATTCAGAGAGCAGTAACAAATTAGCAACAGAGAAAGCGTAA